The Clupea harengus chromosome 5, Ch_v2.0.2, whole genome shotgun sequence genomic sequence tttttcccatgcagaaaaaaatgctttCAGGTCATTTCTGTCCAGGCACTTTCATGTTGCTAGGGTAGAAGACACAAGGAGCCAACATGTTATatccataaatatatatatatatccattaGATATTCCCCACGTAACATGTTTGTTCTCCCTGGCAGCCAATTCCATTCTGAAGAGCAAACCAAGTCTTCTGTCGCCCTCTGGTgttcaaacctacacacacctagTGAAAGGAGAGGAGTTGTTGCTGGAGTGCATTGCTGCAGGGATGTAAGTACGCTTTACCTATCATTGAGATATTACTAATAATATGACCTTTGCCCATATGACAAACAATTATCCCTTTATAGTCACATTGCCTGCATTTTCTCATGGATTTGAGTCAAACACATCACTGGTATTTACATTTTCAGTGGGTATGTGACTAAATTAGTATGGTAAAATTTGGGCATAGGACACAAAGCTCTACCTACGTGTACATTCTAAGCGACCTAATTTACATCTTTAAAAGATCACATATATTGTAAGGGGTTTGTTAGCATTGCTGTAATACCCAACACATGCAGGCAGGGAGGAAGCAGAGAAAATCTCACTTCATCTCACTCTTCACCAaacactctcttttcctcctgcgATCGACTCAAGTCCCACTCCAAAGGTTGAGTGGGTCAAAGTGGGCCACGGACTCCCCGATCGAGCCATCGTGGAGAATCATGGGAAGGTCCTGAACATCCAAAAGGTCCAACAGGAGGACGAGGGCCAGTACAAGTGCAAGGCCAAGAACTCCTACGGCGAGGCCGTCCACTCCTTCCACGTCATAGTGGAGGGTGAGAGTCCATTCAGGGTCACTCATTCTATCTCTGTAGTCTGTAGTTATATATTGAGGTATAGCTTAAATATGACATTGCGTTATTCTATATTTTGGTGTATGCCAGTATATGTGTaattatgtttattattttgatcAAACTAAACTGGCCACCGTCTTAGCTGCTGAAAAGTATTTTGCAGAAGATGCAGACTAGAAGATGTGCAGTTGTCATCGTACGGCATACACTGTCGCTCTCTTACATACCGAGGAGTCTTTTTTACGGTTGTGATAATTCTGTGAAAACTGACCACATCTCTTTACTCACGCTCCTCGTCTCATCCTCTCAGAGCCCCCTCAGTGGGACGCCAAGCCTGAGAGCCAGCTGAGCATGATCGGCTCCGATGTGCTCATCAAGTGCTCGGCCTACGGTAACCCCAAGCCCACCGTCTCGTGGATGGTGAACGGCCTTCCTCTGAACGGTACTGCTACGGTTCACCCATCCCCGTCCAGCACCAATGCTCCACCCTATCCGTGCTGCCCCTCTCACTGAGCGCTCTGCTTTTCCTCCACAGAGGTGCCGGCCACCAACAGGAAGGTGTTTGATGATAAGATCATCCTGCATAAGGCCAGCTCCAGCGACAGTGCCGCTTATCAGTGTGAAGCGTCCAACAAGCACGGCACCATCTTGGCCAACGCCAACATCATGATCATGAGTACGTGCACGTACTGTGCCTTTAACTTTTGGGACGACTCTCGAGTGGGTATCCCagacttctctcttctcttggaGCCTCTATCTATCCTCGCAGTCATTTCCCTGCTGGGCGTTTCAAATCCAACAATTTAAATATTGATAAGAAGTACATAAACATGGTGAGACAGAGCAAAAGatacaccaacaaacaaacaaacaaaagcaaaaaagtggagtggagagaaaaTCCTGTTGCTTGGGAAGCATCTGCTCCtttgacagatgtgtgtgtgtgtgtgtgtgtgtgtgtgtgtgtatgtgtgtgtgtgtgtgggtgtgtgtctggcttgaGAGGGAGAGCTGCCCTTTGCCTTTATTGTGGCTGCTGAAGGAAAAGACTGCCACAGAGGGCTGAGGTCACCCACATACCTTCTCTCAGTCCCCCCAGAGGGTCTCTCAGAGAGGAGCTAGGCTCTTTTATATGCTAACACGCGTGTCTTCCCCATTCTTATTCAACTGCAGTAAGTGGACCATGTGCCACATTCATCTGAGAACAtgaagagaaagcgagagagagagggagagagagtgactggtCTCCGTTTGGCTTTTCAATAAACTGCCAGGAAGTCTATTTGCAGTCCAGCCAGTTTCacagtgtctgtggtgtgtttaaAAACACAGCCTCGCCTGCTGGAGGCAGATATGGGAGAAAGCCCATGACAGTCGCAGTTTGGCTTTCTGAATGAATACTGCATTCGCCATCCAAATGTGTGCCTGCTATCCCCTGCAGTGAATCAGGTTGAAATCACATGCcttgcacaaaacacacacacactcacacacattttgagtGTTTATTTTGGTTGTGGTTTGATTGCCTCTCCATGCAGACCTGCCGCCGGTGATTGTGACGGAGGACAGCCTGCAGTACTTAGCCGTGGAGGGGAAAAGTGTGATCCTGCACTGCAAAACCTTTAGCTCGCCACCCTCTATCATCACCTGGTAGGCCACCATTTCACCACCTGCTTACTCTCCAGATCAACAACAACTGATTTACACATACCCTGTCCCTACTCATAACCACGGAGACAGATGTATGTTCATTTTGACCAACAGAGTCTGGGTATTGACATCAGgtaatattaacaccagcagtGTCCAATAGGGTGCAGTAAAACACCAGGCAGGGCGCTGTTGTCATGTTCAGTAGCTGTCCTGAACTAAATGAAATATTGTTTGTGGTAAGGATCTGATTTGGGACAAAGGATGTGGACTCACTGTGTTTCTGCACTTGGACAATTTCTCTTTTATTCTACTTCTTATGCGCAGGAGCAAAGAAGACAGTGCCGATTTTGTAGAAGGGCCAAGGTTTCACCTCCATGAGAATGGCTCCCTGGAAATCTCGGcagtggaggaagaggacatGGGAGAGTTTTCATGCATCGCCAAAAACGTGGAGGGCTTATCGGCCATCACCGCCATCCTGGAAATAAAAGGTGGACGTCGGCTAGTGGACCACAGATGTTTCATTTAAGACAGCGAGCACAGTCTGACGGATCTTCTCCTGTTTCGTATTCTAGATCCCACCAGAATAGTGGACCCACCGCTGGATCTGCGCATCCTGATAGGAACCACAGCACAGTTTGCCTGTCAAGCTGAGTTCGACCAGTCCTTCAACCACGCCATGGAGACATTCTGGCTCAAAGACGGGGTGGTGATAGCACTCAACGAGACTGAGAATATGgggtaattcttttttttttgttatacacAGCAAATATGTTAAATCCCTTATgttattggttggggacttcccacagcatacccaacaacctagcgtAAGcacactacaaccatcatacaaATACTTAACAatatttaacaacaacaacaacaacaatgcctttgtgagcatttcactggggttgtcaagtgggcgaCTTCCTTCGatagtgttttgttgaattaggcccacaccacctccagaagggtcaacagtggtgtctggcgtcccaGACCAACCCCCCTTCATACTCAcaatgggttaggacacatgtcaataccagggacaacagatacacctcaagatacacccacacattgCTAAGAGTCTTCTCCACAACAACCATGACCGAATGTCAGTCCAACCGGGTTCTTCAGCTATACTTGGGCCCATTTGCAGGTGTCTCTAAGTATGCCATCTTCAGCTTTATCTATGCCCCGTTGATGCAGGCTCAAAGTAGACCAAAATCGAGAAGAActtgtaaagtaaagtaaagtaaagcaCCGCCTAACTTTTCTAGGGACAAGatgttttaaagcgctgtgtcTCGCGAGACTTACCGATCAATGCCTTGCTGTATCCTTGCACCAACAGCTATTTAGTGGATGATGGGATCCTCCAGATTGCCAACGTGAGCTACTCAAACCAGGGCAGATACTCATGTGTGGTCCGAAGCCCGGTGGACCAAGATATTGCGTCGGCACAGCTGATCGTTCTGGGTGAGTGAGTATGTCTGACACATTCACTtctggcatcacacacacagacacagacacacgcacagacacacacacatagaaaaaacaGGGTGTTTTTATAGAAGAAAAACACTTTGTTTTTTATATGCTAGTGCTAAAACCTAAAACAAGCCATAATATCCCGTTTGAGCACAATAATCTAAAGATACATTAAAGGCACTCTTGAGCATTACACAACCGGTAGTTGGATTTGGTAATAATTGCTCTGACTTAATCAAAGTTTTCCCCAATATCCTAATAAATACCTGGAGGTTCTATTATGCCTGAGTAAGACCAGATTTCCATACTGCACTTGTTCTGTATGCATTTATGTAATAACTATATATGTATAACATGTACATTATGTGCATAATGTTTAAAGTATTTATACAATGGATATCCTAGCATCATTTCAATTTGATCACTTTGTTCATAATTCAATGATTAGGGAGTTCCTGGTCAAATCCTCAAAATGTGCCTGACTGGACGGAAGTAAAAATAAGCCATGGACTCTGAGGCCAAGTGCACTCCATGGGGTGTGCTGTCTGAGGTCGCAGCCCAAGAGGATTGTGTATTGTCTGTGTATCTATCAAAGCCGTGTTTTTCCCCCCCCAGATGTCCCTGATGCACCAGAAGACCTGATGTTGTCGGAACTCAGCGGAAAGAGTGTGAAGCTGAAATGGATCCCGGGGGACGACCACAACAGCTCAACCACCGGTAATTGGACCATGCCTTGGACCAGCCTTTTTTTCATTCCTGTTGCACCTCTGCAGCAGGCCAGGGCAGAACACAGCCTAGTTATGATGAATGTGTGACACATTGACACATTTCCCGTAGACATGCTTCATTATTCACGTGGCAGGGGTCGATGGGAGTTATCTGCATAGTTAAGGCATGGGCTCCTTAATGAGAGCTGCGTGCCCCGCCGACAGGGCACCATGGGAATTACCACCGCTAatcttttggtttgttttctttttgtccaCAGAGTTTGTCATCGAGTTCGAGGAGAGCCAGCGGGAGCCGGGCATCTGGCGCGAGGCGCAGCGGGTCCCCGGCAGCCACACCTCGGCCACGCTGAAGCTCCACGGCCACGCCGACTACCGCTTCCGCGTGTCCGGGGTCAACGATGTGGGCACAGGGCGTCCAAGTGAGCCGTCGGAGAACTACAAGACTCCCGCGAGAGGTGAGTCATCTCTCAGTGTCCGTCGGAAGCGGGTTATTTTAGTACCCCACACTCGCACACCTGCTAGCCTCTGCCCTCTCCCCTAAGCAATCCCTCCTCTAGTTGAACTTCTTGTTGGGAATAATTGATTTCTACCCTCATTGAGATTCTAGGCCCTAATGTGCACATTTTACAGCCCATTTTTCCACTAACAATCCCAGCACTGACAAAATCCatatttctcctctccctctcaaagcTCCTGACAAGAACCCTGAAAATATCAAAATCGAAGGTCATTTGCCACATGAAATGGATATTAACTGGGAGGTAAGACACGTTATATGTTCTTCCAATACTCAGGCTGTAACCCTCAGCAACAGGATCCTGAGATAGAGGAACAAGATACTGAGGAAATGTATGTAAGTGAGGGAaaagtttgttttattatttatttttctttcagtgaagaagaagaaattaaTCTCAGTCATAATTTTGTAATCTTAGTTACATCTAAGAAAGAGCATTTTTAGGGAAAGCACTGTGCACAAGGAATTGGGGgagattttttattattctgtgGTGAGCCATTGTGAGAGTGATCAAAGCGAATGGAATTCCTATGAAAGTCAGTCAGAGCAGCCTTTGATTAATAAGTGAGAAGGGAACGATTGGGGAGTGTgcgtctctttttttttacatgcaataAATTCAGCCTACTGTAAAAAGATAAATCTCTGCCCTTCTTATTATCTTCCTAGCCCACCATCATAATGTAGTCTTGGCCCTCATAGTGAAGGTTCCTCATTGTTAATAGTGTGCCTTTGTGAATTTTTCTTGTGTCCTCTTCCATTCTCTATCGCACATCCATTATGTGGAGTCAGGGAGTCTCTATTCTTAAGATGACTTATCTCTCGTCATCAAAGCTGCACAGGCCACCTCACGTATTCTTTCTGTTTTAATGATACATTTATTGAAGCCTGATGAGGAACATGGTTTTACTAAATGTAACCTCACTCCGTTTCATTTGGGCTTCATCACGTTGTACTAGAAAGACTGAGGAGAGGTAGAAGATGTTGAACTCAGGTGCTATCCTCGTGGCTTTCGTTTATTAACTGACTCATTTCGTTGGCATGCGCCCATTATTAAATGGGGGCACTTGCGTCCTATCTCCTACCACAGGCTCTGGCGCCAATCGAGCATAACGGCCCAGGCCTGGAATATAAAGTGAGCTACCAGCGGCAGGGTTCAGACGAGGACTGGCAGGAACACATGGTGAAGAGGCACTCTTTCGTGGTGACGGACACCCCCACATTTGTCCCGTATGAGATCAAGATCCAGGCCCGAAATCACAAAGGCTGGGCGCCCGAGCCCCGCATCCTCACTGGCTACTCGGGAGAGGACTGTGAGTgattttgtccttttttctctctctctctctctctttctctccccctcttctgtaTCGCACCCAGATTACATTAATTCAGCAGCGGCGGCGCTATCGATGTTCACCCTCCCTAAGTGTCAGAGTATTGTTGACTgctagtcttttttttttctttcttgcccTCACCTTGTTGTTAAATGCATATGGAACAGGTAAAGATTCACAAGAAATGCTGAGTGCACACTAATGCCTACGCTCGTATTAACCACATTGAATTTCATCGTCTTCCCCAgcggttctcctcctcctttttaaGAATTCACAGTCAAGCTGAAGTGTTTGCTTTGTGAAGCGGGGTGGAGGTTGGGCGGCTTGGATGGAAAAGTAAGAGGAGGCAgtcttggggggaaaaaaaacaaacaaaaaaacactgacaaacCAACAGCaccacgtgtgagtgtgtgagtgtgtgagtgtgtgagtgtgtgagtgtgtaagtgtgtaagtgtgtgagtgtgtgagtgtgtaagtgtgtgagtgtgtgtgtgtgtgagtgtgtgagtgtgtaagtgtgtgagtgtgtgagtgtgtgagtgtgtaagtgtgtgagtgtgtaagtgtgtgagtgtgtgagtgtgtaagtgtgtgagtgtgtaagtgtgtgagtgtgtgagtgtgtaagtgtgtgagtgtgtaagtgtgtgagtgtgtgagtgtgtgagtgtgagtgtgtgtgtgagtgtgtgtgtgagtgagtgtgtgtgtgagtgagtgtgtgagtgtgtgagtgtgtgagtgtgtgtgtgtgtgagtgtgtgagtgtgtgagtgtgtaagtgtgtaagtgtgtaagtgtgtgagtgtgagctgtCTGAAAGGGCCTGCAGGCTCAATCTTTGGTGTCCGGAGAGAGCACTCACTGGTTTAGGTGGGTTCCCTGCCGACTACTGATAGTGGGGAGCTGCGTGGCTTTATTGAGGATATTGAATGGTACACTAGGGGACGATTGCTTTACACAGGCTTTGTACTCCTCCGCACGCCGACAAATTAAATATTATCATAGCTCCGAGCTATTTACATCTTCAGTGCTAATTATTCTCTTGCCTTCAGTTTTCTTTTGGAGTTGCCCTCCTGATGGGATTGCAGGTCACTATTTCTCTGTGTTGTAGGATCTACACCATtcttgtctccctccctccttccctctctctcttcctctctgtctctcttctccctctcaatctGTCTCACTCTGCTGCAGGctcagatctccctccctcttttccttctctctctctttctctctctctctgtctctctctctctctctctctttctctccctcacacacacacacaatcccccatCTCCTTTGCCACTAGTggattttgtgtttgttctttgtttACATCCTGTCTAGCTTTTCACTCAAGCTGTTGTTGTGGGTGTTTGCTAGGTCAAAGCCTGTAGACTTGCTGTGGTTTGTAGTCTGATGTCGTAATAGACTAGTTATTCAATCGCCATAATCTGTAATCTTTTAGATCCCTTAAATTATAAAGTGTGAATAGATGATGGTAGTATTTTGGTAACCTTCAAGGTAACTCTTTATATCAAGACTCCCTCAGTTAATATTCATGCATTTATAGGTTAGTTAGCATGAGCAAACCTTTCACTTTAAAGACAAATCCTGAATTTTATAGCCTACCTTTTAGCGTTCATTAACAAGCCATTAACTCTAGTATTAATGAAGTCATCTTTAGTTATAATAAATGCTCTATTAATATTAACAACCGCACTCCAGGGAACCTTAATATGAAGTGTTACCGCATTCAGAGAGAGTAGCTTTTAATAATAGAAAATGACGAGATTTTAATAAGATTGGATAGATGTTAAATGTTACGGATGGgacaacatgtaaacacatattGCTAAATGGGATGTGAATGTTAGTGGCTGCAGTGTTGCGCTGTGGGTCTCATGTGGCTTctaacatgagtgtgtgtgtgtggctctgcagTTCCGTCTGCTGCCCCAGATGATGTGGCGGTGGAGGTGCTGAACAACACGCTGGTGAAGGTCAGCTGGATGCGTGTCCACAAGGACAAGCTGCACGGACATCTGGGAGGCTACAGGGTAATACCTCAAAACACGCCTTTGCTTTTTGAATTCCGCCTTAAAGGGGTCGACCCCTTGTCCAGAGGCCCCGAGTAGTCCCCACCACTGCACACCCCTCCCCTGGCCTCAGGGCAAACCATTCCAGCTCTCTGCTTCACAGACTCTTGACGGGAGATCCGTCTCTCCCCCTGAATACATTTATCCTTCCCACAGCATCCCCAAGCCATGCTGGCTCCCTGCGTGtgaagaaatagaaaaaaacctGCCTACTGTTTGACTGCTCCCGgaggtgtttttgttgtttggagAACATTCTTGGAAGCAGACCAACGCTTTAGTCATTCCCTTATGTTTTCActtccttttaaaaaaaatgatttcctgCACTGATAAAGTTTACTCTGGTCGTGCAAACTTTAGGTCTAGGTACCATCTGCCTCATGTGGACTTTCTTTGTTGGTGACCTCTGTGGCAGGTCAACTGGTGGAGGCTTCGTGGTTTGCTGGCCTCGAAGAAAAGCCACGGGGAGAAGCACACCCTGACATTTCCTGGGGACAGGAACAACGCCATGGTCCCTGGACTGAGGCCCTTCTctgaatacagcctgattgtcATGGTGTTCAATGGGAGAGGAAACGGACCCGGCAGCCACCCGGTCACCTTCAGAACCCCGGAAGGAGGTTGGACAAACATAGAACACAAGGATTTAGCGTATAGTCCATGCATAATGACACCTGACCCAAATAATATTTTGTCTTTCCCCTTCTGCAGTGCCAGACCAGGTATCCGTTCTCAGGAGCACTGATATCCAGAagcgctctgtctctctcacctggtcTCCTCCTATAGAACCCAATGGGGTTCTCACAGGGTACCTCCTCCAGTACCAGCTGAGTAAGTCTGCATCCCACCCCTTTCCTCATCCAAGCACCTATCTGCTGTCTTGCTGTTCTTAGAAGAGATCTCTCCAGGTCTCACCACTAGGAGATGTAGTtgtgcttctctcctctctgagagTGACACACAGCCGCATGCTGTGTGAATAATGCAGGCCCTTCCCAACACGAGTAGACGTAGCCCGGTGGAGATGTTAATGtgaggaaaatgtgtgtggatTAGCGCTCATACCGCTGAAGGGGAGGGCCGGGAGGGGTGAAATCCTCCGGGAACAGGCAGCCGCCGGAGTGGGTTGTGGCAGCCGTGGAGGTTTAAGGGTAAGCCTGCGGATGAGGAGGGAGCCACTGTAGGGAAAGGCGGCAATCGTGCGGGAAGTGAGGGCTCAGCATGGTGACCCGTATGAGCAGATGATGTAACCTCATCTGGCTAGAACAGGTTGTCCCTTATgttaccgcccccccccccaaacacacacacactcacacacacacatacactaagtGATAAGGTGAATTTTAGGTGTGGCGGtgttttttaaaacatgttagccac encodes the following:
- the chl1b gene encoding neural cell adhesion molecule L1-like protein isoform X8 → MRWCGRPGVALFLGVVLCFSGTPGSSTLDIPLEVLSLINIEQLPTITAQSLNTVIAFPFDESYSMTCEAKGNPEPKFQWTKNGQEFDPYQEPRLLAEDDSGTFVIPNSGNLTEFQGIYRCYASNKLGTAISEEIKFVVPHVPKFPKEKIDPIVVEEGQPVTLKCNPPKGIPPLQIYWMTIGLQHIEQDERVSMGLNGNLYFANALQRDSRRDYCCFASFPRIRTIVQKTAMSLVVKSTGLMSDSASDSGLANSILKSKPSLLSPSGVQTYTHLVKGEELLLECIAAGIPTPKVEWVKVGHGLPDRAIVENHGKVLNIQKVQQEDEGQYKCKAKNSYGEAVHSFHVIVEEPPQWDAKPESQLSMIGSDVLIKCSAYGNPKPTVSWMVNGLPLNEVPATNRKVFDDKIILHKASSSDSAAYQCEASNKHGTILANANIMIMNLPPVIVTEDSLQYLAVEGKSVILHCKTFSSPPSIITWSKEDSADFVEGPRFHLHENGSLEISAVEEEDMGEFSCIAKNVEGLSAITAILEIKDPTRIVDPPLDLRILIGTTAQFACQAEFDQSFNHAMETFWLKDGVVIALNETENMGYLVDDGILQIANVSYSNQGRYSCVVRSPVDQDIASAQLIVLDVPDAPEDLMLSELSGKSVKLKWIPGDDHNSSTTEFVIEFEESQREPGIWREAQRVPGSHTSATLKLHGHADYRFRVSGVNDVGTGRPSEPSENYKTPARAPDKNPENIKIEGHLPHEMDINWEALAPIEHNGPGLEYKVSYQRQGSDEDWQEHMVKRHSFVVTDTPTFVPYEIKIQARNHKGWAPEPRILTGYSGEDFPSAAPDDVAVEVLNNTLVKVSWMRVHKDKLHGHLGGYRVNWWRLRGLLASKKSHGEKHTLTFPGDRNNAMVPGLRPFSEYSLIVMVFNGRGNGPGSHPVTFRTPEGVPDQVSVLRSTDIQKRSVSLTWSPPIEPNGVLTGYLLQYQLINDTEEVGPLLSVNISDPDTNKWLLQDLEALSKYKFYLRACTRLGCGPAASEECTTTPEARLASIHGGVSTQGWFIGLMCAVALLTLIVLIACFVNRNKGGKYSVKEKEDLHPDVESQGMNEDTFCEYSDNDEKPLKGSLHSTSGDIKPADSGESLADYGDEEAQFNEDGSFIGEYTGRKEKPPTENKGNSQSTA
- the chl1b gene encoding neural cell adhesion molecule L1-like protein isoform X5 translates to MRWCGRPGVALFLGVVLCFSGTPGSSTLDIPLEVLSLINIEQLPTITAQSLNTVIAFPFDESYSMTCEAKGNPEPKFQWTKNGQEFDPYQEPRLLAEDDSGTFVIPNSGNLTEFQGIYRCYASNKLGTAISEEIKFVVPHVPKFPKEKIDPIVVEEGQPVTLKCNPPKGIPPLQIYWMTIGLQHIEQDERVSMGLNGNLYFANALQRDSRRDYCCFASFPRIRTIVQKTAMSLVVKSTGLMSDSASDSGLANSILKSKPSLLSPSGVQTYTHLVKGEELLLECIAAGIPTPKVEWVKVGHGLPDRAIVENHGKVLNIQKVQQEDEGQYKCKAKNSYGEAVHSFHVIVEEPPQWDAKPESQLSMIGSDVLIKCSAYGNPKPTVSWMVNGLPLNEVPATNRKVFDDKIILHKASSSDSAAYQCEASNKHGTILANANIMIMNLPPVIVTEDSLQYLAVEGKSVILHCKTFSSPPSIITWSKEDSADFVEGPRFHLHENGSLEISAVEEEDMGEFSCIAKNVEGLSAITAILEIKDPTRIVDPPLDLRILIGTTAQFACQAEFDQSFNHAMETFWLKDGVVIALNETENMGYLVDDGILQIANVSYSNQGRYSCVVRSPVDQDIASAQLIVLDVPDAPEDLMLSELSGKSVKLKWIPGDDHNSSTTEFVIEFEESQREPGIWREAQRVPGSHTSATLKLHGHADYRFRVSGVNDVGTGRPSEPSENYKTPARAPDKNPENIKIEGHLPHEMDINWEALAPIEHNGPGLEYKVSYQRQGSDEDWQEHMVKRHSFVVTDTPTFVPYEIKIQARNHKGWAPEPRILTGYSGEDFPSAAPDDVAVEVLNNTLVKVSWMRVHKDKLHGHLGGYRVNWWRLRGLLASKKSHGEKHTLTFPGDRNNAMVPGLRPFSEYSLIVMVFNGRGNGPGSHPVTFRTPEGVPDQVSVLRSTDIQKRSVSLTWSPPIEPNGVLTGYLLQYQLINDTEEVGPLLSVNISDPDTNKWLLQDLEALSKYKFYLRACTRLGCGPAASEECTTTPEALPALVNVSSSVSDSFANISWIPGGEPKDSELYVAYMNNRNGNWKMSEALNTSKTFHIIEGLEPGTEYTVRLMTKNRVDNSSIFEDVIKTRAKGLASIHGGVSTQGWFIGLMCAVALLTLIVLIACFVNRNKGGKYSVKEKEDLHPDVESQGMNEDTFCEYRTPHMHEQYTDRQRHP
- the chl1b gene encoding neural cell adhesion molecule L1-like protein isoform X1: MRWCGRPGVALFLGVVLCFSGTPGSSTLDIPLEVLSLINIEQLPTITAQSLNTVIAFPFDESYSMTCEAKGNPEPKFQWTKNGQEFDPYQEPRLLAEDDSGTFVIPNSGNLTEFQGIYRCYASNKLGTAISEEIKFVVPHVPKFPKEKIDPIVVEEGQPVTLKCNPPKGIPPLQIYWMTIGLQHIEQDERVSMGLNGNLYFANALQRDSRRDYCCFASFPRIRTIVQKTAMSLVVKSTGLMSDSASDSGLANSILKSKPSLLSPSGVQTYTHLVKGEELLLECIAAGIPTPKVEWVKVGHGLPDRAIVENHGKVLNIQKVQQEDEGQYKCKAKNSYGEAVHSFHVIVEEPPQWDAKPESQLSMIGSDVLIKCSAYGNPKPTVSWMVNGLPLNEVPATNRKVFDDKIILHKASSSDSAAYQCEASNKHGTILANANIMIMNLPPVIVTEDSLQYLAVEGKSVILHCKTFSSPPSIITWSKEDSADFVEGPRFHLHENGSLEISAVEEEDMGEFSCIAKNVEGLSAITAILEIKDPTRIVDPPLDLRILIGTTAQFACQAEFDQSFNHAMETFWLKDGVVIALNETENMGYLVDDGILQIANVSYSNQGRYSCVVRSPVDQDIASAQLIVLDVPDAPEDLMLSELSGKSVKLKWIPGDDHNSSTTEFVIEFEESQREPGIWREAQRVPGSHTSATLKLHGHADYRFRVSGVNDVGTGRPSEPSENYKTPARAPDKNPENIKIEGHLPHEMDINWEALAPIEHNGPGLEYKVSYQRQGSDEDWQEHMVKRHSFVVTDTPTFVPYEIKIQARNHKGWAPEPRILTGYSGEDFPSAAPDDVAVEVLNNTLVKVSWMRVHKDKLHGHLGGYRVNWWRLRGLLASKKSHGEKHTLTFPGDRNNAMVPGLRPFSEYSLIVMVFNGRGNGPGSHPVTFRTPEGVPDQVSVLRSTDIQKRSVSLTWSPPIEPNGVLTGYLLQYQLINDTEEVGPLLSVNISDPDTNKWLLQDLEALSKYKFYLRACTRLGCGPAASEECTTTPEALPALVNVSSSVSDSFANISWIPGGEPKDSELYVAYMNNRNGNWKMSEALNTSKTFHIIEGLEPGTEYTVRLMTKNRVDNSSIFEDVIKTRAKGLASIHGGVSTQGWFIGLMCAVALLTLIVLIACFVNRNKGGKYSVKEKEDLHPDVESQGMNEDTFCEYSDNDEKPLKGSLHSTSGDIKPADSGESLADYGDEEAQFNEDGSFIGEYTGRKEKPPTENKGNSQSTA
- the chl1b gene encoding neural cell adhesion molecule L1-like protein isoform X3; this encodes MRWCGRPGVALFLGVVLCFSGTPGSSTLDIPLEVLSLINIEQLPTITAQSLNTVIAFPFDESYSMTCEAKGNPEPKFQWTKNGQEFDPYQEPRLLAEDDSGTFVIPNSGNLTEFQGIYRCYASNKLGTAISEEIKFVVPHVPKFPKEKIDPIVVEEGQPVTLKCNPPKGIPPLQIYWMTIGLQHIEQDERVSMGLNGNLYFANALQRDSRRDYCCFASFPRIRTIVQKTAMSLVVKSTNSILKSKPSLLSPSGVQTYTHLVKGEELLLECIAAGIPTPKVEWVKVGHGLPDRAIVENHGKVLNIQKVQQEDEGQYKCKAKNSYGEAVHSFHVIVEEPPQWDAKPESQLSMIGSDVLIKCSAYGNPKPTVSWMVNGLPLNEVPATNRKVFDDKIILHKASSSDSAAYQCEASNKHGTILANANIMIMNLPPVIVTEDSLQYLAVEGKSVILHCKTFSSPPSIITWSKEDSADFVEGPRFHLHENGSLEISAVEEEDMGEFSCIAKNVEGLSAITAILEIKDPTRIVDPPLDLRILIGTTAQFACQAEFDQSFNHAMETFWLKDGVVIALNETENMGYLVDDGILQIANVSYSNQGRYSCVVRSPVDQDIASAQLIVLDVPDAPEDLMLSELSGKSVKLKWIPGDDHNSSTTEFVIEFEESQREPGIWREAQRVPGSHTSATLKLHGHADYRFRVSGVNDVGTGRPSEPSENYKTPARAPDKNPENIKIEGHLPHEMDINWEALAPIEHNGPGLEYKVSYQRQGSDEDWQEHMVKRHSFVVTDTPTFVPYEIKIQARNHKGWAPEPRILTGYSGEDFPSAAPDDVAVEVLNNTLVKVSWMRVHKDKLHGHLGGYRVNWWRLRGLLASKKSHGEKHTLTFPGDRNNAMVPGLRPFSEYSLIVMVFNGRGNGPGSHPVTFRTPEGVPDQVSVLRSTDIQKRSVSLTWSPPIEPNGVLTGYLLQYQLINDTEEVGPLLSVNISDPDTNKWLLQDLEALSKYKFYLRACTRLGCGPAASEECTTTPEALPALVNVSSSVSDSFANISWIPGGEPKDSELYVAYMNNRNGNWKMSEALNTSKTFHIIEGLEPGTEYTVRLMTKNRVDNSSIFEDVIKTRAKGLASIHGGVSTQGWFIGLMCAVALLTLIVLIACFVNRNKGGKYSVKEKEDLHPDVESQGMNEDTFCEYSDNDEKPLKGSLHSTSGDIKPADSGESLADYGDEEAQFNEDGSFIGEYTGRKEKPPTENKGNSQSTA